A single genomic interval of Candidatus Omnitrophota bacterium harbors:
- a CDS encoding DUF2723 domain-containing protein, translating into MKRLPFKNDSVFLLVALTVISLFLRLAFLSKGPYNVDCLDFAIKSEELLTTGRLQTSGPGYPLFILLGAVFIGAARMFSIHDPVIGVNVMSAFFGAMSVGALFVLLQNLLNRTAAFFGAVMLSVFPICLAESTYGKNHTASLFFLLAGLAALASFQTTGRKRAFISAATLLGAMGATRIQDLPWIMPAVTVLFFWPPGETGRVPATPFLNRLKLFTLMITIAASVMAVLHLPFILGTGRGNYLGYFAKSWDIGVTANFRGLISPSLLSSLVILVCGLTPVGFLLSILGTGKLAVKNRRVFYFLLTWLVFTLGFFGNLAGTTSRYLLIPAVPLIIAQSYLMGTLWQSRSRLIRYGAGLTFVFIILLLFSQTYPILQFRHRFAPMVDFSYFVRDNTAPNAVIIASDEGWFIRYYAEREPLKRPDYPAPPGYPGLPRRIGQGSGGRTSGLHDPFRNLQL; encoded by the coding sequence ATGAAACGATTGCCGTTCAAAAACGACAGCGTCTTCCTGCTGGTGGCATTAACCGTGATCAGCCTTTTCCTGCGTTTAGCCTTTTTGAGCAAAGGTCCTTATAACGTCGACTGCCTCGACTTCGCCATCAAATCCGAGGAGCTCCTGACAACGGGACGTCTTCAGACCAGCGGCCCCGGATATCCTCTCTTTATCCTGCTGGGAGCGGTTTTCATCGGTGCGGCGCGGATGTTTTCCATCCACGACCCGGTCATCGGGGTCAACGTGATGAGCGCGTTCTTCGGCGCGATGTCGGTGGGCGCCCTCTTTGTGCTCCTGCAAAACCTCTTGAACAGGACCGCCGCGTTTTTCGGGGCTGTCATGCTGTCCGTCTTCCCGATTTGCCTGGCGGAATCCACCTACGGTAAGAATCACACCGCGAGTCTTTTCTTTCTCCTGGCAGGTCTCGCGGCCCTGGCCTCTTTTCAAACAACAGGACGCAAACGAGCGTTTATTTCCGCTGCGACATTGCTGGGCGCGATGGGAGCCACTCGTATTCAAGACCTCCCCTGGATCATGCCGGCGGTCACCGTCCTCTTCTTCTGGCCTCCGGGCGAAACCGGCCGGGTCCCGGCAACCCCATTCCTCAACAGGCTCAAACTTTTCACGCTCATGATCACCATCGCCGCATCCGTGATGGCCGTCTTGCATCTTCCGTTCATCCTCGGCACAGGGCGCGGCAATTATCTCGGCTATTTTGCCAAATCCTGGGACATCGGCGTCACTGCGAATTTTCGCGGTCTCATATCGCCGTCCCTTCTCAGCAGTCTTGTCATCCTGGTCTGCGGCCTGACGCCGGTCGGGTTTCTCCTGTCGATTCTTGGAACAGGAAAACTCGCTGTTAAAAATCGAAGGGTATTCTATTTTCTTCTCACTTGGCTCGTCTTCACGCTTGGCTTTTTCGGCAATCTCGCCGGGACCACCTCGCGCTACCTCCTCATCCCGGCTGTCCCTCTCATCATCGCGCAAAGTTATCTGATGGGAACCCTCTGGCAAAGCCGCTCCCGGCTCATCCGGTACGGCGCCGGCCTAACATTCGTCTTCATCATCCTCCTGCTTTTCTCCCAGACCTATCCGATCCTGCAGTTCCGGCACCGGTTCGCGCCCATGGTGGACTTCAGTTATTTTGTCCGGGACAACACCGCGCCTAACGCGGTCATCATCGCGTCCGACGAAGGGTGGTTCATCAGATATTACGCCGAACGGGAGCCCCTGAAGCGGCCCGATTATCCTGCCCCCCCGGGATATCCAGGCCTTCCGCGCAGAATTGGACAGGGTTCTGGAGGCCGGACATCCGGTCTACACGACCCTTTCAGGAATTTACAGTTATGA